The Pseudomonadota bacterium DNA window GCCGTTATCACGAGCCGTCAGGGCTTTGCGTATAGGCATGAACAAATCTTTTCCCTTTCTGCCGGTGGCTTCTTTAACCCTTGATGTCCATTCGTTCCATGTATTTTCGTCCCATTTGCCATCAGGTAGCAGCTCGCTTGCTTTTTTTGCAAAGTCGGCATCATCAATTATAGGTGTTAACTGCTTTTTACAGATTTCCCACCATTGTTGAATTTCTGATAACTTATTCAGGTTAGCCTTAACCGATTCAAAGAATTCCTCATCAATGCCGCTCATTTCCACGCGGTCTTTTACATCATTGAAAGAGAATTTATGAATAATCTTTGGATTAAGCCTTTCTAGCTCGATATATTCATATATTGCAGCATTTTTTGTGAATCTTTTAATGTCGAAATTGTCTATTATTTCCTGCATTGATGTTCTTGGCTCAACGGGGTCTGAAGTCCCTAATCTAGCAAGGAAGCTATTTATGGTCAGCACTTCAATACCTTCTTCACGCATAGCTGCTATGTCATATCCGCCTTCACGTTTAGATATCTTACCGTCCTTGGCTTTCATTAACGCACTATGTGCAAATGTAGGGATTTTTCCGCCTATAGCTTCAAAGAGCTGAATTTGAATCGCCGTGTTGCTAACATGGTCTTCGCCACGTACAACATGAGTAATAGCGAAATCCACATCATCAATGGCAGAAGGCAGCATATATGTAGGATTGCCGTTAGCCCTTATCAGAACAGGATCGGAAAGGTTTTTAGCTTCAAAAGTAATAGTGCCTTTTATTTCATCTTCCCATGATATGGTTTTGGTGTCGTCCAGCCTGAAACGCCAATGCGGTTGGATTCCCTGTTTTTCAAAATCCGCTTTTTGCTGATCCGTAAGTTTTAGGGCGGCTCTGTCATAAATCGGAGGCAACCCCCTGTTTATCAACATCTTGCGTTTTATTTCAAGCTCTTCCGCCGATTCATAGCAAGGATATAGCAGGTCGTCTGAAATAAGTTTTTGTTTGATTTCTTCGTATCTTGCAAGCCTGTCTGACTGCCTTGCGAAAATATCCCAATCCAGACCGAGCCATTTTAATTCGCTTTGTATTGCGGTTGCATATTCTTCCTTAGAGCGTTCGGTGTCCGTATCATCAAGCCTTAGCATGAATTTACCGTTATTCTGACGTGCTATCAAATAGCAAAGAAGTGCGGTTCTCACATTTCCGATGTGAATTAAGCCCGTAGGAGAAGGTGCGAATCTTGTAATAACTGTCATAGCAGGGGCTTATATTATATTTTAATAATATTTTCCAGCTTTATTTTCAACTAAATGGTTGCCAAGGATTGATATAAATATTAGTTTTTCTATCTTGAGTTAACTTTTATTAAATTTGTTTTGGTATTTAAGTTAAATAGTAGTATAATAATCAACTGCATTTAAAAAATTATGAGGTGTTACAGTGGGAGCTGAAAAAAAAGAAAAAGTAAATTCGTCTGAAAAAGTTGAACTGCCGAAAGGTTATAAACCTTCGGAGAAAGAGGAATATATGAACCCTTTACAGCTTGAATATTTCAGACAGAAATTATTGTCGTGGAAAGCCGAACTTCTTGATGAATCAAGGGAAACTCTGGATCACCTAAAAGAAGAAAACTGGCAGGAGCCTGATGTAAACGACAGGGCTTCGGTTGAAACCGAAACCTCTCTGGAACTTCGGACACGTGACCGTTACCGCAAGCTTATTGATAAAATTGATGCCGCTATCCGCCGTATTGACCAAGGAGAGTACGGTTACTGTCAGGAAACAGGTGATGAGATAGGCTTAAAGCGTCTCGATGCCCGTCCGATAGCCACTTTAACTATTGAAGCTCAGGAACGCCACGAAAATTATGAGCGCACTCACATCGATGAGAAAGACGACGTTTAGTTTTTTCACATTGTCATATGCCGACTTATTCGGCGTATCCAAAGTGCATATCCGCCGTTAGATTCCGGCGATTTACAACAGTCATACTCAACTATGTAAGCCTCGTGCCGGATTATAACCTTGGATAATATAGTTAATATAGTCAAGCCGTAGAAGTTTTTTAGAAACACAATAAACTGCTTTAAGAGCTATCTTTTTATAACATTTTTAGCCCACCCATGTAAAAATTCCGGATTTTCTCCCAGACCGGTTTCGTTAGCATCAGGTGTGTATAATAAAGATACCGCTTCAATAGCTCCATCGGATGCCCGTATGTTAATCGCTTTTGTATGCAATGTGTTGGGCTTAAAGCGGTCATCCCCCTCTTTTACACTGATAGGAATTAAAAAGTGTCTGGTTTTTGACTCCTGAACTACTTTCAAGGTGAAATCACAGCCTCCTTTCGGACAATAATTGAGTTGATTTGCCTTTTTTCTTTGCTTTATATCCGTAGGGTCAAAAGTGTATAAAAGATTACCTCTATAAGGCCCTATAGGCGGGTAGACCATATTATACCTTTTATCTGCAACCGTAGCCGATACAATGACGCTTATTACGTCGGCATATATTTCCAACGGATATTCAATGCCTATCTCCCCCTTAACCTGCGTTGAATAAATTCCGTCTGCGTTATTCCATTTATAATAATTACCGTCCTCCCCTAAAATAACCAGATTATCCTCAAGATACTTTTGCATCTGATGGACGGAATAATCAGAAAAGTGCCTTAACATAAAACCGTCTTCCTGATCTCCCGAGCCACCTCCCTCCATCGGTTCTCTTTTATAGCGTCCGACTTCTTCCGGTGTCGATTTACCGTATTGCACGGTAGGAGGTATAAATTTCATGCTGGTCAGATCATAACCCCATACAGGTCCCACATGAACCATATCTTTAGCTTTTATAATTTTAGTATTCTGAGCTTCAATACCATACATTTCTCCCCGATATGGAAAGTTTTTTTTATCTTGCCAGTTTAACAGACCAAGCGAATAACCAAGCGAAACAAATAGATTATCATGATCGGCAATTTTTCCGCCCCCCATAAAATCATCTGCGGCATAACCTTTCGGCTCAACACCTATCATGTTCATATACATAACCGACAAATGCTTATTTCCGTTAGCTTCGGCTAATGCCTGAAGCAAATTAATTGCAATTGCATTCCAGTCATCGAAAACTTCACCGGTCTTCTTCCCGTACTCATCAAGTGAGGAAACTTTTATGTGGGGGGTTTTATTTTTTGGTTGTGCAGGTATTACAACGCCCGGAAACCTAACATTTCTAACACGTTCAATGGCTAGAGAGGATATCGGTAATTTTCCCGCTATTTCTACAAACACTCCATCGGCATAATCCTTACTTAGTTCACGTCCTCTATCAAAGAAATGGACATCAAACATTTGTAAGAACAAAGGATTCGGAGCACCTACTTTAATTTTTTTAGTATATACGGCATCACCGGCAGTAACGGTGATTTCCATACCGGGTTGCACCCACTCTTTAGGAAGAATTCCTGTAAAACTATCCTCGTAGCGGTGAAATACTTTGCCCAAAGATGCCGGCAAGCTCTCCGAATGAGGCAACATTCTCGAACCGTTTAATTCAAATTCATTACTCGTACCGTCATTATGAGTAACTTTCGCAATTACCTTAGGTGAGCTAATATTTTGCTCGGAAACGACATGTGCCTTTATAAGTGTCGGACGGTTACTCGTTAATGTAAAATAAGGATATTCAGGCTCACTTATATGAGTTTGCCCCAAATAAACCGCATCTATTCTGACTACCGATGCAAAAGCACCTTCACCACCCGATAACAGCAGAACGCTTAAGGTTAAAAAGCACCGACCCCTTAAAATAAACTTTAAAATCATGATTTATATATCTATTACCTATAAAAAACCTTTCTTTAACTATAACATATGAATTATCAAAAAAGAACTATTTTATTATCCTAATAAACAAGGAGTGTTCGATATAGATAT harbors:
- the gltX gene encoding glutamate--tRNA ligase; its protein translation is MTVITRFAPSPTGLIHIGNVRTALLCYLIARQNNGKFMLRLDDTDTERSKEEYATAIQSELKWLGLDWDIFARQSDRLARYEEIKQKLISDDLLYPCYESAEELEIKRKMLINRGLPPIYDRAALKLTDQQKADFEKQGIQPHWRFRLDDTKTISWEDEIKGTITFEAKNLSDPVLIRANGNPTYMLPSAIDDVDFAITHVVRGEDHVSNTAIQIQLFEAIGGKIPTFAHSALMKAKDGKISKREGGYDIAAMREEGIEVLTINSFLARLGTSDPVEPRTSMQEIIDNFDIKRFTKNAAIYEYIELERLNPKIIHKFSFNDVKDRVEMSGIDEEFFESVKANLNKLSEIQQWWEICKKQLTPIIDDADFAKKASELLPDGKWDENTWNEWTSRVKEATGRKGKDLFMPIRKALTARDNGPELKMILPLIGNEKATARLNGKAA
- a CDS encoding M66 family metalloprotease; its protein translation is MILKFILRGRCFLTLSVLLLSGGEGAFASVVRIDAVYLGQTHISEPEYPYFTLTSNRPTLIKAHVVSEQNISSPKVIAKVTHNDGTSNEFELNGSRMLPHSESLPASLGKVFHRYEDSFTGILPKEWVQPGMEITVTAGDAVYTKKIKVGAPNPLFLQMFDVHFFDRGRELSKDYADGVFVEIAGKLPISSLAIERVRNVRFPGVVIPAQPKNKTPHIKVSSLDEYGKKTGEVFDDWNAIAINLLQALAEANGNKHLSVMYMNMIGVEPKGYAADDFMGGGKIADHDNLFVSLGYSLGLLNWQDKKNFPYRGEMYGIEAQNTKIIKAKDMVHVGPVWGYDLTSMKFIPPTVQYGKSTPEEVGRYKREPMEGGGSGDQEDGFMLRHFSDYSVHQMQKYLEDNLVILGEDGNYYKWNNADGIYSTQVKGEIGIEYPLEIYADVISVIVSATVADKRYNMVYPPIGPYRGNLLYTFDPTDIKQRKKANQLNYCPKGGCDFTLKVVQESKTRHFLIPISVKEGDDRFKPNTLHTKAINIRASDGAIEAVSLLYTPDANETGLGENPEFLHGWAKNVIKR
- the dksA gene encoding RNA polymerase-binding protein DksA; protein product: MNPLQLEYFRQKLLSWKAELLDESRETLDHLKEENWQEPDVNDRASVETETSLELRTRDRYRKLIDKIDAAIRRIDQGEYGYCQETGDEIGLKRLDARPIATLTIEAQERHENYERTHIDEKDDV